A stretch of Saccharomyces cerevisiae S288C chromosome IV, complete sequence DNA encodes these proteins:
- the MCD1 gene encoding kleisin alpha (Essential alpha-kleisin subunit of the cohesin complex; required for sister chromatid cohesion in mitosis; subject to proteolytic cleavage by separase Esp1p, resulting in dissociation of cohesin from chromatin and the separation of sister chromatids at the mitotic metaphase-to-anaphase transition; apoptosis induces cleavage and translocation of a C-terminal fragment to mitochondria; expression peaks in S phase), producing MVTENPQRLTVLRLATNKGPLAQIWLASNMSNIPRGSVIQTHIAESAKEIAKASGCDDESGDNEYITLRTSGELLQGIVRVYSKQATFLLTDIKDTLTKISMLFKTSQKMTSTVNRLNTVTRVHQLMLEDAVTEREVLVTPGLEFLDDTTIPVGLMAQENSMERKVQGAAPWDTSLEVGRRFSPDEDFEHNNLSSMNLDFDIEEGPITSKSWEEGTRQSSRNFDTHENYIQDDDFPLDDAGTIGWDLGITEKNDQNNDDDDNSVEQGRRLGESIMSEEPTDFGFDLDIEKEAPAGNIDTITDAMTESQPKQTGTRRNSKLLNTKSIQIDEETENSESIASSNTYKEERSNNLLTPQPTNFTTKRLWSEITESMSYLPDPILKNFLSYESLKKRKIHNGREGSIEEPELNVSLNLTDDVISNAGTNDNSFNELTDNMSDFVPIDAGLNEAPFPEENIIDAKTRNEQTTIQTEKVRPTPGEVASKAIVQMAKILRKELSEEKEVIFTDVLKSQANTEPENITKREASRGFFDILSLATEGCIGLSQTEAFGNIKIDAKPALFERFINA from the coding sequence ATGGTTACAGAAAATCCTCAACGTCTTACTGTTTTAAGACTTGCCACCAATAAGGGTCCATTAGCACAAATATGGCTTGCTTCAAATATGTCGAATATACCAAGAGGATCGGTTATCCAAACACATATTGCTGAATCAGCAAAGGAAATTGCAAAAGCTTCTGGCTGTGATGACGAATCAGGGGACAATGAATACATAACTTTACGAACATCTGGCGAATTACTTCAAGGCATTGTTCGTGTATATTCCAAACAGGCCACTTTTCTCCTTACAGATATAAAGGACACATTAACGAAGATAAGTATGTTATTTAAAACAAGCCAGAAGATGACTTCTACAGTAAACAGACTGAACACTGTAACAAGGGTTCATCAATTGATGTTAGAAGATGCCGTTACAGAAAGAGAAGTTTTGGTCACCCCAGGGTTAGAGTTCTTAGATGATACTACTATACCAGTGGGCTTAATGGCGCAGGAGAATTCGATGGAAAGAAAAGTCCAAGGTGCTGCTCCCTGGGATACTTCACTTGAGGTCGGTAGACGATTCAGTCCAGATGAAGATTTCGAACATAATAATTTGTCTAGTATGaaccttgattttgacATCGAGGAAGGTCCGATAACTTCAAAATCTTGGGAAGAAGGAACAAGACAAAGCTCACGCAACTTTGATACGCACGAAAATTACATACAAGATGACGATTTCCCTCTTGATGATGCTGGAACTATTGGTTGGGATCTAGGGATTACCGAAAAAAATGACCAGAACaacgatgatgacgataACTCTGTTGAGCAAGGAAGAAGGCTAGGTGAATCAATCATGTCTGAGGAGCCTACGGATTTTGGATTTGATCTGgatatagaaaaagaagcacCCGCAGGCAATATAGATACGATAACCGATGCCATGACAGAATCACAGCCAAAACAAACTGGCACAAGAAGGAACTCAAAATTACTGAATACCAAAAGTATTCAAATCGATgaagaaacagaaaatTCAGAAAGCATAGCTTCATCCAATACATACAAAGAGGAGAGATCGAATAATTTATTGACTCCACAGCCCACCAATTTTACGACTAAAAGATTATGGAGTGAAATAACTGAAAGTATGTCCTATTTACCAGATCCAATCCTTAAGAACTTCTTATCCTACGAATctctaaaaaaaagaaaaatacataaTGGGCGAGAAGGGTCAATTGAAGAACCTGAGTTAAACGTGTCGCTTAATCTTACCGACGATGTAATTAGTAATGCGGGAACAAACGATAACTCCTTCAATGAACTGACCGATAACATGTCAGACTTCGTACCAATTGATGCTGGCTTAAATGAGGCTCCTTTTCCTGAAGAGAATATCATCGACGCAAAGACTAGAAATGAGCAAACTACCATCCAAACTGAAAAAGTTCGTCCTACTCCCGGTGAGGTGGCTTCTAAAGCTATTGTTCAAATGGCGAAGATTTTAAGGAAGGAATTAAgcgaagaaaaagaagtaatATTCACGGATGTACTAAAAAGTCAAGCAAATACAGAACCAGAAAATATTACTAAAAGAGAAGCCAGTAGAGGATTTTTCGATATTTTATCACTTGCTACAGAAGGATGTATTGGTTTGAGTCAAACAGAAGCATTCGGAAATATTAAAATAGACGCCAAACCTGCACTATTTGAAAGGTTTATCAATGCTTAA
- the NHP10 gene encoding Nhp10p (Non-essential INO80 chromatin remodeling complex subunit; preferentially binds DNA ends, protecting them from exonucleatic cleavage; deletion affects telomere maintenance via recombination; related to mammalian high mobility group proteins) yields MSVEEKKRRLEELKDQNVVLGLAIQRSRLSVKRLKLEYGVLLERLESRIELDPELNCEDPLPTLASFKQELLTKPFRKSKTKRHKVKERDPNMPKRPTNAYLLYCEMNKERIRQNGSLDVTRDLAEGWKNLNEQDRKPYYKLYSEDRERYQMEMEIYNKKISNIDADDDKEENEQKIKNNEEGSSTKVADSKGGEDGSLVSSN; encoded by the coding sequence ATGtcagttgaagaaaaaaagcgCAGActtgaagaattgaaagatCAGAATGTGGTGCTTGGACTTGCAATCCAAAGGTCACGACTTTCGGTGAAAAGACTCAAATTAGAATACGGTGTTTTACTGGAGAGGTTGGAATCCAGGATAGAACTTGATCCTGAGTTAAACTGTGAGGATCCATTGCCGACTCTGGCCTCCTTCAAACAGGAACTATTGACGAAGCCATTTCGAAAATCTAAAACTAAAAGACACAAAGTAAAGGAAAGAGATCCGAATATGCCCAAGAGGCCCACAAATGCATACTTATTGTACTGTGAAATGAATAAGGAAAGGATTAGGCAGAATGGCTCTCTGGACGTGACAAGAGATCTGGCAGAAGGTTGGAAAAATCTTAACGAACAAGATAGGAAACCGTACTATAAGCTTTATAGTGAGGACAGAGAAAGATACCAGATGGAAATGgaaatatataataaaaagataTCTAATATAGATGCggatgatgataaagaagagaatgaacagaagataaaaaataacgaGGAAGGATCATCTACAAAAGTAGCTGATTCTAAAGGAGGTGAAGATGGAAGTTTAGTTTCCTCTAActaa
- the RMD1 gene encoding Rmd1p (Cytoplasmic protein required for sporulation; targeted to vacuole via AP-3 pathway) yields the protein MVDSNDDQPERHALLHNDIQTSNNSRPSLVQKKYLPTPQDTRKSRASYTGSAMINPTSKQSRTGSGAQRTSRTAQKLKLLPEEPFQRDSERLTDLKNQEVYSQVNRIKDKPARRDAEKLGKAHRHLLPRSTAYCTASSYNMKELVRWLKDCRKLHHTHPKLFDECLYTPFIYNDWRGDKRFEDEDVIRLDDEGGEIIVSDKHPDLFIFEYGVVVMWGFTEREEKAFLNDIEKFEKEKLAEEDIQVEEFNYYVTKSYQPRIYNDFITLRDGSNYMVKLSISHAIAQSVKISLFEELVDNTIEDTQDIPQEIAYSGKVSMSKEDIMKSIGELFILRININLHGSVLDSPEIMWSEPQLEPIYQATRGYLEINQRVSLLNQRLEVISDLLQMLKEQLGHSHEEYLEFIVILLVGVEVLISVINIVVDMLASQH from the coding sequence ATGGTAGATAGTAATGATGATCAACCGGAACGCCATGCATTACTTCATAATGACATCCAAACATCAAATAACAGTAGGCCATCACTGGTccaaaaaaagtacttACCTACCCCACAAGATACAAGAAAGTCTAGAGCATCGTATACAGGAAGTGCCATGATCAACCCGACAAGTAAACAAAGTCGTACAGGATCGGGCGCTCAAAGAACATCACGCACAGCACAGAAACTAAAACTTTTGCCAGAAGAACCATTCCAAAGAGATAGCGAAAGACTTACTGATTTAAAGAATCAGGAAGTATATTCTCAGGTAAACAGGATAAAAGATAAGCCTGCTAGAAGGGATGCTGAAAAGTTGGGAAAAGCTCACAGACATTTACTCCCCAGGTCAACTGCATATTGTACTGCTAGCAGTTACAATATGAAAGAGCTGGTAAGGTGGTTAAAGGACTGTCGAAAGCTACATCATACTCATCCTAAATTGTTTGATGAATGCTTGTACACTCCCTTCATTTACAACGATTGGAGGGGCGACAAAAGATttgaggatgaagatgtGATTAGGTTGGATGATGAGGGCGGTGAAATTATTGTTAGTGACAAGCACCCAGATCTGTTTATCTTTGAATATGGTGTTGTCGTTATGTGGGGGTTTActgaaagagaagaaaaagcttTCTTAAACGATATAGAAAAGttcgaaaaagaaaaattggcGGAAGAAGATATTCAAGTTGAAGAGTTCAATTATTATGTCACAAAAAGTTATCAACCAAGAATATATAACGATTTTATTACCTTGAGAGATGGTTCAAATTACATGGTAAAACTCTCTATCTCTCATGCAATTGCTCAAAGCGTAAAAATTTCACTTTTCGAAGAGCTTGTGGATAATACTATTGAAGATACTCAGGATATACCACAAGAAATTGCATACAGCGGTAAAGTTTCTATGAGCAAAGAAGATATAATGAAAAGTATAGGGGAGCTATTCATTTTGAGGATAAATATCAATCTACATGGATCAGTTTTAGACTCTCCAGAAATTATGTGGTCAGAACCACAGTTAGAACCCATATACCAAGCAACAAGAGGTTACTTAGAGATCAATCAGCGCGTTTCACTTTTAAATCAAAGACTCGAGGTCATTTCagatcttcttcaaatgttGAAGGAACAGCTGGGCCATTCTCATGAAGAATATCTTGAATTTATTGTCATATTACTAGTTGGTGTGGAAGTCCTAATATCGGTGATCAATATAGTGGTTGACATGCTGGCTAGTCAACATTGA